From the Labrus mixtus chromosome 17, fLabMix1.1, whole genome shotgun sequence genome, one window contains:
- the abl1 gene encoding tyrosine-protein kinase ABL1 isoform X4 codes for MKMLEICLKLVGCKSKKGLSSSSSCYLEEALQRPDFESQGLTEAARWNSKENLLAGPSENDPNLFVALYDFVASGDNTLSITKGEKLRVLGYNHNGEWCEAQTKNGQGWVPSNYITPVNSLEKHSWYHGPVSRNAAEYLLSSGINGSFLVRESESSPGQRSISLRYEGRVYHYRINTASDGKNLFLLQLYVSSESRFNTLAELVHHHSTVADGLITTLHYPAPKRNKPTIYGVSPNYDKWEMERTDITMKHKLGGGQYGEVYEGVWKKYNLTVAVKTLKEDTMEVEEFLKEAAVMKEIKHPNLVQLLGVCTREPPFYIITEFMTHGNLLDYLRECNREEVNAVVLLHMATQISSAMEYLEKKNFIHRDLAARNCLVGENHLVKVADFGLSRLMTGDTYTAHAGAKFPIKWTAPESLAYNKFSIKSDVWAFGVLLWEIATYGMSPYPGIDLSQVYELLEKDYRMDRPEGCPEKVYELMRACWRWNPSERPSFAETHQAFETMFQESSISDEVEKELGKKGKKATLGPIQQAPELPTKTRTLRKNMDNRDGDSPDLVDLEVAVSSPMLPRKERPVLDSNLNEDDRLLPKDKDKTRGSGFLSLIKKKKKNAPAPPKRSSSFREMDIHPDRRGMTPDPRDSESFNNGAAVNDVTHGLDCAKFLSINNNGAGGIPNGAPTYPGPLFPRKKGAPAVPGPGGKAATTPPSEEESMSNSKRFLWSSSMPTGSDGTEWKSVTLPRDLGQRHFDSGTFGGKPALPRKRTSEQKGENAPRTGTLTPPPRLNTSSDVSSAFLGKDSDPSPGSSPQALTPKVVRRPGLPGLPGLENARTSALHAELLKPNVFPALGAAGDECRARRNKHSADSSSIRERGKIQKPKPAPPPPPTNAKTGKISRSPTIDPPSPSSTTSDFKTNPTTTANDQARSPLSEGSKKLPLGCSSKLQPLKTSNSSSSVTTSLSSQSLGGFSSSLTSPSDQSSPNAFIPLVNTRRSLRKTAPRQGSERTPNSAVTREMVLEGTELLRAAISRNSEQTGSHSAVLEAGKNLSKYCMSYVDSIQQMRNKFAFREAINKLETSLRELQICPTATGGANAQQDFSKLLSSVKEISDIVQR; via the exons aagctctCCAGAGACCAGACTTTGAGAGTCAGGGTCTGACAGAAGCGGCTCGCTGGAACTCCAAAGAGAACCTGTTGGCTGGACCCAGTGAGAATGACCCCAACCTGTTCGTCGCACTCTATGATTTTGTCGCAAGCGGTGACAACACACTCAGCATTACTAAAG GAGAGAAGCTGCGTGTGCTGGGTTACAACCACAACGGCGAATGGTGCGAGGCACAGACCAAGAATGGCCAGGGTTGGGTGCCGTCCAACTACATCACCCCTGTCAACAGCCTTGAGAAGCACAGCTGGTACCATGGGCCCGTGTCACGCAACGCCGCAGAGTACCTGCTCAGCTCGGGCATCAACGGAAGTTTTCTGGTCCGTGAGAGTGAGAGTAGCCCCGGCCAGAGGTCCATCTCTCTGCGGTACGAAGGGAGAGTCTACCATTACAGGATTAACACTGCATCTGACGGCAAG AATctctttctcctgcagctgtACGTCTCGTCTGAAAGCCGTTTCAACACACTGGCAGAACTGGTGCACCACCATTCCACGGTGGCTGACGGCCTCATCACCACGCTGCACTACCCGGCGCCCAAACGCAACAAGCCCACCATCTACGGCGTTTCTCCCAACTATGACAAGTGGGAGATGGAGCGCACTGACATTACCATGAAGCACAAGCTGGGAGGGGGTCAGTACGGGGAGGTGTACGAGGGTGTTTGGAAGAAGTACAACCTCACTGTGGCTGTCAAGACACTCAAG GAGGATACcatggaggtggaggagttCCTTAAGGAAGCTGCTGTCATGAAAGAGATCAAACACCCCAACCTAGTACAACTCTTAG GTGTGTGCACACGGGAGCCACCGTTCTACATAATCACAGAGTTTATGACCCACGGGAATCTACTAGACTACCTGAGAGAGTGTAACAGAGAGGAGGTCAATGCAGTGGTGCTGCTCCACATGGCCACACAGATCTCCTCTGCCATGGAGtacctggagaaaaaaaactttatccACAG GGACTTAGCTGCTCGAAACTGTCTGGTCGGGGAGAATCACTTGGTGAAGGTTGCAGACTTCGGCCTGAGCAGGTTAATGACTGGAGACACCTACACAGCTCATGCTGGGGCTAAATTCCCCATAAAATGGACTGCTCCAGAGAGTTTGGCCTACAACAAATTTTCTATTAAGTCTGATGTCTGGG CATTTGGCGTTCTGCTGTGGGAGATCGCCACCTACGGGATGTCCCCCTACCCCGGCATTGACCTGTCCCAGGTGTACGAGCTGCTGGAGAAAGACTACCGCATGGACCGGCCTGAAGGCTGCCCTGAGAAGGTCTATGAGCTCATGAGGGCCT GTTGGAGGTGGAACCCTTCAGAACGTCCATCTTTTGCTGAAACACATCAAGCTTTTGAGACCATGTTCCAAGAGTCCAGCATCTCTGACG aaGTGGAAAAGGAACTgggaaagaaagggaaaaaggCGACTTTAGGCCCCATCCAGCAGGCTCCAGAGCTGCCAACCAAAACCAGAACACTCCGCAAAAACATGGACAACCGAGATGGAGACAGTCCAG ACCTTGTGGATCTCGAAGTAGCGGTTTCGTCACCCATGCTCCCCAGGAAAGAGCGCCCCGTCCTGGACAGTAACCTGAATGAGGATGACCGCCTGCTACCCAAAGACAAGGACAAGACACGAGGCAGTGGCTTTTTGAGTCTcattaagaaaaagaagaagaatgctcCTGCCCCGCCCAAACGCAGCTCCTCTTTCAGAGAGATGGACATCCATCCCGACAGGAGGGGCATGACTCCAGATCCTCGAGACAGTGAGAGCTTCAACAATGGTGCAGCCGTTAACGATGTCACACATGGCCTGGACTGTGCCAAGTTCCTGAGTATTAACAATAATGGGGCAGGGGGAATCCCCAATGGAGCTCCCACCTACCCAGGACCCTTGTTTCCGAGGAAGAAGGGAGCTCCTGCAGTGCCTGGTCCTGGAGGAAAAGCAGCAACGACACCACCCAGTGAGGAGGAGTCTATGTCTAACTCAAAGCGCTTCCTCTGGTCCTCCAGCATGCCCACAGGCTCTGATGGCACTGAATGGAAGTCTGTTACTCTGCCGCGAGACCTCGGCCAGAGACACTTTGACTCAGGCACCTTTGGGGGCAAACCAGCTCTACCACGCAAGAGAACAAGCGAGCAAAAAGGGGAGAACGCACCTCGAACAGGCACCTTGACTCCACCGCCTCGTCTGAACACCTCATCAGATGTGTCCTCTGCTTTCTTAGGCAAAGACTCTGATCCCAGCCCTGGTTCAAGTCCCCAGGCGTTGACACCTAAGGTTGTAAGAAGACCAGGGCTGCCCGGGCTGCCCGGGCTGGAGAACGCCAGGACAAGTGCTCTCCATGCTGAGCTCCTCAAGCCCAATGTGTTCCCTGCTTTAGGTGCAGCAGGGGATGAGTGCCGGGCCCGCAGAAACAAGCACTCTGCGGACTCCTCATCCATcagggaaagagggaaaattCAGAAACCCAAACCAgctccacctccaccacccACTAATGCCAAAACAGGCAAGATTTCCCGCAGTCCCACTATAGATCCCCCTTCCCCTTCATCCACCACCTCGGACTTCAAAACAAACCCCACAACCACTGCGAATGACCAAGCCCGCTCCCCCCTCAGTGAGGGCTCCAAGAAGCTGCCCCTGGGCTGCTCTTCTAAACTTCAACCGTTAAAGACCTCCAACTCCTCTTCATCAGTGAccacctccctctccagccagagCCTCGGGGGCTTCTCTTCCTCCCTTACCTCCCCCAGCGATCAGAGCTCACCCAACGCTTTCATCCCCCTAGTGAACACCCGACGCTCCCTCCGCAAGACTGCACCCCGTCAAGGATCGGAGCGCACCCCCAACTCAGCCGTGACGCGGGAGATGGTGCTGGAAGGCACCGAGCTACTCCGAGCAGCAATTTCTCGTAACTCGGAGCAGACGGGTAGCCACAGCGCCGTGCTGGAGGCCGGAAAGAACCTGTCCAAGTACTGCATGAGCTACGTCGACTCCATACAGCAGATGAGGAACAAGTTTGCCTTCCGCGAGGCCATCAACAAGCTTGAGACAAGCCTGCGTGAGCTGCAGATCTGCCCCACCGCCACAGGGGGTGCCAATGCACAGCAGGACTTCAGCAAGCTGCTGTCCTCTGTCAAAGAGATCAGTGACATTGTTCAGAGGTAG
- the abl1 gene encoding tyrosine-protein kinase ABL1 isoform X3, producing the protein MGQQPGKFVGDQRRPSLPAFIKGGKRESSRHGTQPCNVFAVHEALQRPDFESQGLTEAARWNSKENLLAGPSENDPNLFVALYDFVASGDNTLSITKGEKLRVLGYNHNGEWCEAQTKNGQGWVPSNYITPVNSLEKHSWYHGPVSRNAAEYLLSSGINGSFLVRESESSPGQRSISLRYEGRVYHYRINTASDGKLYVSSESRFNTLAELVHHHSTVADGLITTLHYPAPKRNKPTIYGVSPNYDKWEMERTDITMKHKLGGGQYGEVYEGVWKKYNLTVAVKTLKEDTMEVEEFLKEAAVMKEIKHPNLVQLLGVCTREPPFYIITEFMTHGNLLDYLRECNREEVNAVVLLHMATQISSAMEYLEKKNFIHRDLAARNCLVGENHLVKVADFGLSRLMTGDTYTAHAGAKFPIKWTAPESLAYNKFSIKSDVWAFGVLLWEIATYGMSPYPGIDLSQVYELLEKDYRMDRPEGCPEKVYELMRACWRWNPSERPSFAETHQAFETMFQESSISDEVEKELGKKGKKATLGPIQQAPELPTKTRTLRKNMDNRDGDSPDLVDLEVAVSSPMLPRKERPVLDSNLNEDDRLLPKDKDKTRGSGFLSLIKKKKKNAPAPPKRSSSFREMDIHPDRRGMTPDPRDSESFNNGAAVNDVTHGLDCAKFLSINNNGAGGIPNGAPTYPGPLFPRKKGAPAVPGPGGKAATTPPSEEESMSNSKRFLWSSSMPTGSDGTEWKSVTLPRDLGQRHFDSGTFGGKPALPRKRTSEQKGENAPRTGTLTPPPRLNTSSDVSSAFLGKDSDPSPGSSPQALTPKVVRRPGLPGLPGLENARTSALHAELLKPNVFPALGAAGDECRARRNKHSADSSSIRERGKIQKPKPAPPPPPTNAKTGKISRSPTIDPPSPSSTTSDFKTNPTTTANDQARSPLSEGSKKLPLGCSSKLQPLKTSNSSSSVTTSLSSQSLGGFSSSLTSPSDQSSPNAFIPLVNTRRSLRKTAPRQGSERTPNSAVTREMVLEGTELLRAAISRNSEQTGSHSAVLEAGKNLSKYCMSYVDSIQQMRNKFAFREAINKLETSLRELQICPTATGGANAQQDFSKLLSSVKEISDIVQR; encoded by the exons aagctctCCAGAGACCAGACTTTGAGAGTCAGGGTCTGACAGAAGCGGCTCGCTGGAACTCCAAAGAGAACCTGTTGGCTGGACCCAGTGAGAATGACCCCAACCTGTTCGTCGCACTCTATGATTTTGTCGCAAGCGGTGACAACACACTCAGCATTACTAAAG GAGAGAAGCTGCGTGTGCTGGGTTACAACCACAACGGCGAATGGTGCGAGGCACAGACCAAGAATGGCCAGGGTTGGGTGCCGTCCAACTACATCACCCCTGTCAACAGCCTTGAGAAGCACAGCTGGTACCATGGGCCCGTGTCACGCAACGCCGCAGAGTACCTGCTCAGCTCGGGCATCAACGGAAGTTTTCTGGTCCGTGAGAGTGAGAGTAGCCCCGGCCAGAGGTCCATCTCTCTGCGGTACGAAGGGAGAGTCTACCATTACAGGATTAACACTGCATCTGACGGCAAG ctgtACGTCTCGTCTGAAAGCCGTTTCAACACACTGGCAGAACTGGTGCACCACCATTCCACGGTGGCTGACGGCCTCATCACCACGCTGCACTACCCGGCGCCCAAACGCAACAAGCCCACCATCTACGGCGTTTCTCCCAACTATGACAAGTGGGAGATGGAGCGCACTGACATTACCATGAAGCACAAGCTGGGAGGGGGTCAGTACGGGGAGGTGTACGAGGGTGTTTGGAAGAAGTACAACCTCACTGTGGCTGTCAAGACACTCAAG GAGGATACcatggaggtggaggagttCCTTAAGGAAGCTGCTGTCATGAAAGAGATCAAACACCCCAACCTAGTACAACTCTTAG GTGTGTGCACACGGGAGCCACCGTTCTACATAATCACAGAGTTTATGACCCACGGGAATCTACTAGACTACCTGAGAGAGTGTAACAGAGAGGAGGTCAATGCAGTGGTGCTGCTCCACATGGCCACACAGATCTCCTCTGCCATGGAGtacctggagaaaaaaaactttatccACAG GGACTTAGCTGCTCGAAACTGTCTGGTCGGGGAGAATCACTTGGTGAAGGTTGCAGACTTCGGCCTGAGCAGGTTAATGACTGGAGACACCTACACAGCTCATGCTGGGGCTAAATTCCCCATAAAATGGACTGCTCCAGAGAGTTTGGCCTACAACAAATTTTCTATTAAGTCTGATGTCTGGG CATTTGGCGTTCTGCTGTGGGAGATCGCCACCTACGGGATGTCCCCCTACCCCGGCATTGACCTGTCCCAGGTGTACGAGCTGCTGGAGAAAGACTACCGCATGGACCGGCCTGAAGGCTGCCCTGAGAAGGTCTATGAGCTCATGAGGGCCT GTTGGAGGTGGAACCCTTCAGAACGTCCATCTTTTGCTGAAACACATCAAGCTTTTGAGACCATGTTCCAAGAGTCCAGCATCTCTGACG aaGTGGAAAAGGAACTgggaaagaaagggaaaaaggCGACTTTAGGCCCCATCCAGCAGGCTCCAGAGCTGCCAACCAAAACCAGAACACTCCGCAAAAACATGGACAACCGAGATGGAGACAGTCCAG ACCTTGTGGATCTCGAAGTAGCGGTTTCGTCACCCATGCTCCCCAGGAAAGAGCGCCCCGTCCTGGACAGTAACCTGAATGAGGATGACCGCCTGCTACCCAAAGACAAGGACAAGACACGAGGCAGTGGCTTTTTGAGTCTcattaagaaaaagaagaagaatgctcCTGCCCCGCCCAAACGCAGCTCCTCTTTCAGAGAGATGGACATCCATCCCGACAGGAGGGGCATGACTCCAGATCCTCGAGACAGTGAGAGCTTCAACAATGGTGCAGCCGTTAACGATGTCACACATGGCCTGGACTGTGCCAAGTTCCTGAGTATTAACAATAATGGGGCAGGGGGAATCCCCAATGGAGCTCCCACCTACCCAGGACCCTTGTTTCCGAGGAAGAAGGGAGCTCCTGCAGTGCCTGGTCCTGGAGGAAAAGCAGCAACGACACCACCCAGTGAGGAGGAGTCTATGTCTAACTCAAAGCGCTTCCTCTGGTCCTCCAGCATGCCCACAGGCTCTGATGGCACTGAATGGAAGTCTGTTACTCTGCCGCGAGACCTCGGCCAGAGACACTTTGACTCAGGCACCTTTGGGGGCAAACCAGCTCTACCACGCAAGAGAACAAGCGAGCAAAAAGGGGAGAACGCACCTCGAACAGGCACCTTGACTCCACCGCCTCGTCTGAACACCTCATCAGATGTGTCCTCTGCTTTCTTAGGCAAAGACTCTGATCCCAGCCCTGGTTCAAGTCCCCAGGCGTTGACACCTAAGGTTGTAAGAAGACCAGGGCTGCCCGGGCTGCCCGGGCTGGAGAACGCCAGGACAAGTGCTCTCCATGCTGAGCTCCTCAAGCCCAATGTGTTCCCTGCTTTAGGTGCAGCAGGGGATGAGTGCCGGGCCCGCAGAAACAAGCACTCTGCGGACTCCTCATCCATcagggaaagagggaaaattCAGAAACCCAAACCAgctccacctccaccacccACTAATGCCAAAACAGGCAAGATTTCCCGCAGTCCCACTATAGATCCCCCTTCCCCTTCATCCACCACCTCGGACTTCAAAACAAACCCCACAACCACTGCGAATGACCAAGCCCGCTCCCCCCTCAGTGAGGGCTCCAAGAAGCTGCCCCTGGGCTGCTCTTCTAAACTTCAACCGTTAAAGACCTCCAACTCCTCTTCATCAGTGAccacctccctctccagccagagCCTCGGGGGCTTCTCTTCCTCCCTTACCTCCCCCAGCGATCAGAGCTCACCCAACGCTTTCATCCCCCTAGTGAACACCCGACGCTCCCTCCGCAAGACTGCACCCCGTCAAGGATCGGAGCGCACCCCCAACTCAGCCGTGACGCGGGAGATGGTGCTGGAAGGCACCGAGCTACTCCGAGCAGCAATTTCTCGTAACTCGGAGCAGACGGGTAGCCACAGCGCCGTGCTGGAGGCCGGAAAGAACCTGTCCAAGTACTGCATGAGCTACGTCGACTCCATACAGCAGATGAGGAACAAGTTTGCCTTCCGCGAGGCCATCAACAAGCTTGAGACAAGCCTGCGTGAGCTGCAGATCTGCCCCACCGCCACAGGGGGTGCCAATGCACAGCAGGACTTCAGCAAGCTGCTGTCCTCTGTCAAAGAGATCAGTGACATTGTTCAGAGGTAG
- the abl1 gene encoding tyrosine-protein kinase ABL1 isoform X1, with amino-acid sequence MGQQPGKFVGDQRRPSLPAFIKGGKRESSRHGTQPCNVFAVHEALQRPDFESQGLTEAARWNSKENLLAGPSENDPNLFVALYDFVASGDNTLSITKGEKLRVLGYNHNGEWCEAQTKNGQGWVPSNYITPVNSLEKHSWYHGPVSRNAAEYLLSSGINGSFLVRESESSPGQRSISLRYEGRVYHYRINTASDGKNLFLLQLYVSSESRFNTLAELVHHHSTVADGLITTLHYPAPKRNKPTIYGVSPNYDKWEMERTDITMKHKLGGGQYGEVYEGVWKKYNLTVAVKTLKEDTMEVEEFLKEAAVMKEIKHPNLVQLLGVCTREPPFYIITEFMTHGNLLDYLRECNREEVNAVVLLHMATQISSAMEYLEKKNFIHRDLAARNCLVGENHLVKVADFGLSRLMTGDTYTAHAGAKFPIKWTAPESLAYNKFSIKSDVWAFGVLLWEIATYGMSPYPGIDLSQVYELLEKDYRMDRPEGCPEKVYELMRACWRWNPSERPSFAETHQAFETMFQESSISDEVEKELGKKGKKATLGPIQQAPELPTKTRTLRKNMDNRDGDSPDLVDLEVAVSSPMLPRKERPVLDSNLNEDDRLLPKDKDKTRGSGFLSLIKKKKKNAPAPPKRSSSFREMDIHPDRRGMTPDPRDSESFNNGAAVNDVTHGLDCAKFLSINNNGAGGIPNGAPTYPGPLFPRKKGAPAVPGPGGKAATTPPSEEESMSNSKRFLWSSSMPTGSDGTEWKSVTLPRDLGQRHFDSGTFGGKPALPRKRTSEQKGENAPRTGTLTPPPRLNTSSDVSSAFLGKDSDPSPGSSPQALTPKVVRRPGLPGLPGLENARTSALHAELLKPNVFPALGAAGDECRARRNKHSADSSSIRERGKIQKPKPAPPPPPTNAKTGKISRSPTIDPPSPSSTTSDFKTNPTTTANDQARSPLSEGSKKLPLGCSSKLQPLKTSNSSSSVTTSLSSQSLGGFSSSLTSPSDQSSPNAFIPLVNTRRSLRKTAPRQGSERTPNSAVTREMVLEGTELLRAAISRNSEQTGSHSAVLEAGKNLSKYCMSYVDSIQQMRNKFAFREAINKLETSLRELQICPTATGGANAQQDFSKLLSSVKEISDIVQR; translated from the exons aagctctCCAGAGACCAGACTTTGAGAGTCAGGGTCTGACAGAAGCGGCTCGCTGGAACTCCAAAGAGAACCTGTTGGCTGGACCCAGTGAGAATGACCCCAACCTGTTCGTCGCACTCTATGATTTTGTCGCAAGCGGTGACAACACACTCAGCATTACTAAAG GAGAGAAGCTGCGTGTGCTGGGTTACAACCACAACGGCGAATGGTGCGAGGCACAGACCAAGAATGGCCAGGGTTGGGTGCCGTCCAACTACATCACCCCTGTCAACAGCCTTGAGAAGCACAGCTGGTACCATGGGCCCGTGTCACGCAACGCCGCAGAGTACCTGCTCAGCTCGGGCATCAACGGAAGTTTTCTGGTCCGTGAGAGTGAGAGTAGCCCCGGCCAGAGGTCCATCTCTCTGCGGTACGAAGGGAGAGTCTACCATTACAGGATTAACACTGCATCTGACGGCAAG AATctctttctcctgcagctgtACGTCTCGTCTGAAAGCCGTTTCAACACACTGGCAGAACTGGTGCACCACCATTCCACGGTGGCTGACGGCCTCATCACCACGCTGCACTACCCGGCGCCCAAACGCAACAAGCCCACCATCTACGGCGTTTCTCCCAACTATGACAAGTGGGAGATGGAGCGCACTGACATTACCATGAAGCACAAGCTGGGAGGGGGTCAGTACGGGGAGGTGTACGAGGGTGTTTGGAAGAAGTACAACCTCACTGTGGCTGTCAAGACACTCAAG GAGGATACcatggaggtggaggagttCCTTAAGGAAGCTGCTGTCATGAAAGAGATCAAACACCCCAACCTAGTACAACTCTTAG GTGTGTGCACACGGGAGCCACCGTTCTACATAATCACAGAGTTTATGACCCACGGGAATCTACTAGACTACCTGAGAGAGTGTAACAGAGAGGAGGTCAATGCAGTGGTGCTGCTCCACATGGCCACACAGATCTCCTCTGCCATGGAGtacctggagaaaaaaaactttatccACAG GGACTTAGCTGCTCGAAACTGTCTGGTCGGGGAGAATCACTTGGTGAAGGTTGCAGACTTCGGCCTGAGCAGGTTAATGACTGGAGACACCTACACAGCTCATGCTGGGGCTAAATTCCCCATAAAATGGACTGCTCCAGAGAGTTTGGCCTACAACAAATTTTCTATTAAGTCTGATGTCTGGG CATTTGGCGTTCTGCTGTGGGAGATCGCCACCTACGGGATGTCCCCCTACCCCGGCATTGACCTGTCCCAGGTGTACGAGCTGCTGGAGAAAGACTACCGCATGGACCGGCCTGAAGGCTGCCCTGAGAAGGTCTATGAGCTCATGAGGGCCT GTTGGAGGTGGAACCCTTCAGAACGTCCATCTTTTGCTGAAACACATCAAGCTTTTGAGACCATGTTCCAAGAGTCCAGCATCTCTGACG aaGTGGAAAAGGAACTgggaaagaaagggaaaaaggCGACTTTAGGCCCCATCCAGCAGGCTCCAGAGCTGCCAACCAAAACCAGAACACTCCGCAAAAACATGGACAACCGAGATGGAGACAGTCCAG ACCTTGTGGATCTCGAAGTAGCGGTTTCGTCACCCATGCTCCCCAGGAAAGAGCGCCCCGTCCTGGACAGTAACCTGAATGAGGATGACCGCCTGCTACCCAAAGACAAGGACAAGACACGAGGCAGTGGCTTTTTGAGTCTcattaagaaaaagaagaagaatgctcCTGCCCCGCCCAAACGCAGCTCCTCTTTCAGAGAGATGGACATCCATCCCGACAGGAGGGGCATGACTCCAGATCCTCGAGACAGTGAGAGCTTCAACAATGGTGCAGCCGTTAACGATGTCACACATGGCCTGGACTGTGCCAAGTTCCTGAGTATTAACAATAATGGGGCAGGGGGAATCCCCAATGGAGCTCCCACCTACCCAGGACCCTTGTTTCCGAGGAAGAAGGGAGCTCCTGCAGTGCCTGGTCCTGGAGGAAAAGCAGCAACGACACCACCCAGTGAGGAGGAGTCTATGTCTAACTCAAAGCGCTTCCTCTGGTCCTCCAGCATGCCCACAGGCTCTGATGGCACTGAATGGAAGTCTGTTACTCTGCCGCGAGACCTCGGCCAGAGACACTTTGACTCAGGCACCTTTGGGGGCAAACCAGCTCTACCACGCAAGAGAACAAGCGAGCAAAAAGGGGAGAACGCACCTCGAACAGGCACCTTGACTCCACCGCCTCGTCTGAACACCTCATCAGATGTGTCCTCTGCTTTCTTAGGCAAAGACTCTGATCCCAGCCCTGGTTCAAGTCCCCAGGCGTTGACACCTAAGGTTGTAAGAAGACCAGGGCTGCCCGGGCTGCCCGGGCTGGAGAACGCCAGGACAAGTGCTCTCCATGCTGAGCTCCTCAAGCCCAATGTGTTCCCTGCTTTAGGTGCAGCAGGGGATGAGTGCCGGGCCCGCAGAAACAAGCACTCTGCGGACTCCTCATCCATcagggaaagagggaaaattCAGAAACCCAAACCAgctccacctccaccacccACTAATGCCAAAACAGGCAAGATTTCCCGCAGTCCCACTATAGATCCCCCTTCCCCTTCATCCACCACCTCGGACTTCAAAACAAACCCCACAACCACTGCGAATGACCAAGCCCGCTCCCCCCTCAGTGAGGGCTCCAAGAAGCTGCCCCTGGGCTGCTCTTCTAAACTTCAACCGTTAAAGACCTCCAACTCCTCTTCATCAGTGAccacctccctctccagccagagCCTCGGGGGCTTCTCTTCCTCCCTTACCTCCCCCAGCGATCAGAGCTCACCCAACGCTTTCATCCCCCTAGTGAACACCCGACGCTCCCTCCGCAAGACTGCACCCCGTCAAGGATCGGAGCGCACCCCCAACTCAGCCGTGACGCGGGAGATGGTGCTGGAAGGCACCGAGCTACTCCGAGCAGCAATTTCTCGTAACTCGGAGCAGACGGGTAGCCACAGCGCCGTGCTGGAGGCCGGAAAGAACCTGTCCAAGTACTGCATGAGCTACGTCGACTCCATACAGCAGATGAGGAACAAGTTTGCCTTCCGCGAGGCCATCAACAAGCTTGAGACAAGCCTGCGTGAGCTGCAGATCTGCCCCACCGCCACAGGGGGTGCCAATGCACAGCAGGACTTCAGCAAGCTGCTGTCCTCTGTCAAAGAGATCAGTGACATTGTTCAGAGGTAG